The following are encoded together in the Streptomyces sp. NBC_00358 genome:
- a CDS encoding SDR family NAD(P)-dependent oxidoreductase, whose product MELRAGQVAVVTGAASGIGLAMARRFAADGLKVVLADVEEGALEKAAGELREDGADVLARVVDVGERSEVLALAEDVYGTYGAVHVLCNNAGVGSGAEGRMWEHDPNDWKWAFAVNVWGVFHCVQAFVPRMIAGGEPGHVVNTSSGDGGIAPLPTASVYAVTKAAVVTMTESLYAHLKAEHARVGASVLFPGPHMLRTGLWESHRNRPERYAKERPRRTPYRSLGQWEAAMNEAGHEVRFTPVEQVADLVAEGIREDRFWLLPESEHSDRQIRARSRSMLDRSDPSYLESFILD is encoded by the coding sequence ATGGAACTGCGGGCGGGACAGGTCGCCGTCGTCACCGGCGCGGCGAGTGGCATCGGCCTCGCGATGGCACGGCGGTTCGCGGCCGACGGGCTCAAGGTGGTCCTCGCCGACGTCGAGGAGGGCGCCCTGGAGAAGGCCGCCGGTGAGCTGCGCGAGGACGGCGCCGACGTCCTCGCGCGCGTGGTGGACGTCGGGGAGCGCTCCGAGGTCCTCGCGCTCGCCGAAGATGTGTACGGCACGTACGGCGCGGTGCACGTGCTGTGCAACAACGCCGGTGTCGGCTCCGGTGCCGAGGGCCGGATGTGGGAGCACGACCCGAACGACTGGAAGTGGGCCTTCGCCGTCAACGTGTGGGGCGTCTTCCACTGCGTCCAGGCGTTCGTGCCCCGGATGATCGCCGGGGGTGAACCGGGCCACGTCGTCAACACCTCGTCCGGCGACGGCGGGATCGCCCCGCTGCCCACCGCCTCCGTGTACGCGGTCACCAAGGCGGCCGTGGTCACGATGACCGAGTCGCTGTACGCGCACCTGAAGGCGGAGCACGCGCGCGTGGGCGCCTCCGTGCTGTTCCCCGGACCCCACATGCTCCGCACGGGCCTGTGGGAGTCGCACCGCAACCGGCCCGAGCGGTACGCGAAGGAGCGGCCCCGCAGGACCCCGTACCGCAGCCTCGGACAGTGGGAGGCCGCGATGAACGAGGCGGGCCACGAGGTGCGGTTCACCCCCGTCGAACAGGTCGCCGACCTGGTCGCCGAGGGCATCCGCGAGGACCGCTTCTGGCTGCTGCCCGAGAGCGAGCACAGCGACCGGCAGATCCGGGCCCGGTCGCGGTCGATGCTCGACCGGTCCGATCCGTCGTACCTGGAAAGCTTCATCCTCGACTGA
- a CDS encoding SDR family oxidoreductase translates to MDLGLKDRVYVVTGATRGLGNAAARELVADGAKVVVTGRDAKSAADAASALGPNAVGVAADNGAAETPARLIAAARDHFGGFDGILISVGGPPPGFAADNTDEQWMVAFESVFLGAVRLARAAAAELGEGGVVGFVLSGSVYEPIPGLTISNGLRPGLAGFAKSLANELGPRGIRVLGLLPSRIDTDRVRELDGLSADPEATRAANESRIPLRRYGTPDEFGRTAAFLLSPAASYLTGIMVPVDGGMRSGF, encoded by the coding sequence ATGGATCTTGGACTGAAGGATCGTGTGTACGTCGTCACGGGAGCCACCCGGGGCCTGGGCAACGCCGCCGCGCGTGAACTCGTCGCCGACGGCGCGAAGGTGGTCGTCACCGGGCGCGACGCGAAGAGCGCGGCCGACGCCGCCTCCGCGCTCGGCCCGAACGCGGTCGGGGTCGCTGCCGACAACGGCGCCGCCGAGACCCCGGCCCGGCTGATCGCGGCCGCCCGTGACCACTTCGGCGGCTTCGACGGCATCCTGATCAGCGTGGGCGGACCGCCGCCCGGGTTCGCCGCGGACAACACCGACGAGCAGTGGATGGTCGCGTTCGAGTCGGTGTTCCTCGGTGCCGTCCGGCTGGCCCGCGCGGCCGCCGCGGAGCTCGGCGAGGGCGGTGTCGTCGGTTTCGTGCTCTCCGGCTCGGTGTACGAGCCGATCCCCGGGCTGACCATCTCCAACGGTCTGCGTCCGGGCCTCGCGGGCTTCGCCAAGTCCCTGGCGAACGAGCTGGGCCCGCGCGGCATCCGGGTCCTCGGGCTGCTGCCGTCCCGTATCGACACGGACCGCGTCCGTGAACTGGACGGGCTGTCCGCCGACCCCGAGGCCACCCGCGCGGCCAACGAGTCCCGCATCCCGCTGCGCCGCTACGGCACCCCGGACGAGTTCGGCCGCACGGCCGCGTTCCTGCTCTCCCCCGCGGCGTCGTACCTCACCGGCATCATGGTGCCGGTGGACGGCGGCATGCGCTCCGGGTTCTAG
- a CDS encoding Asp23/Gls24 family envelope stress response protein, with protein sequence MTDMTERNRTDSPDLEKEGQQTRKPTRRGGGDPATRGRTTIADGVVEKIAGLAARDVVGVHTMGSGLSRTFGAVRDRVPGGSKSVTRGVKAEVGELQTALDLEIVVDYGVSIADVARDVRENVVAAVERMTGLEVVEVNIAVSDVKLPEEEDEEPETRLQ encoded by the coding sequence ATGACCGACATGACCGAGCGGAACCGGACGGACAGCCCCGACCTCGAGAAGGAGGGCCAGCAGACCCGTAAGCCCACCAGGCGCGGCGGTGGAGATCCCGCCACGCGGGGACGGACCACGATCGCCGACGGAGTCGTGGAGAAGATCGCCGGGCTCGCCGCCCGTGACGTAGTCGGTGTCCACACGATGGGCAGCGGGCTGAGCCGGACCTTCGGAGCGGTACGCGACCGGGTGCCGGGCGGGTCCAAGTCCGTGACCCGGGGTGTGAAGGCCGAGGTCGGCGAGCTGCAGACGGCGCTCGACCTGGAGATCGTCGTCGACTACGGCGTCTCGATCGCCGACGTGGCGCGGGATGTGCGCGAGAACGTCGTCGCGGCCGTCGAGCGCATGACAGGCCTCGAAGTGGTGGAAGTCAACATCGCGGTGAGTGATGTGAAGCTTCCCGAGGAAGAAGACGAGGAGCCGGAGACGCGGCTCCAGTGA
- a CDS encoding amidohydrolase family protein: MSAEDRYTVISADCHAGADLLDYKPYLERRHHEDFDAWAAGYVNPYEDLLADTADRNWNSGRRVAELEEDGIVAEVVFPNTIPPFFPSASLMAPAPTAGEFEQRWAGLRAHNRWLADFCAAAPGRRAGVFQILLNDVDAAVEEIHRSAGAGLRGGLLLPGTPPGSGLPELYSSVYDPIWAACAELGVPVNHHAGSASPPLGDEPAARAVYMVETTWFSHRALWHLVFGGAFRRNPGLRLVLTEQGSGWIPRVLDMLDYYHERLVAAAGRASKASTAESKFGAGLAATMGERPSEVWRDNCFVGASFMRPHEVPLRDRIGLDKIMWGSDYPHDEGTHPYTREGLRIAYAGLPRAEIAAMVGGNAARVYGFDLAYLDEIAAKVGPTVAEIAEPLGTPPADATSPVFARGGSVRVW, from the coding sequence ATGAGCGCCGAGGACCGCTACACCGTCATCTCCGCGGACTGCCACGCGGGCGCCGATCTCCTCGACTACAAGCCGTACTTGGAGCGCCGGCACCACGAGGACTTCGACGCCTGGGCGGCCGGCTACGTCAACCCGTACGAGGACCTGCTCGCCGACACCGCCGACCGGAACTGGAACTCCGGGCGGCGCGTCGCGGAGCTGGAGGAGGACGGCATCGTCGCGGAGGTGGTCTTCCCGAACACCATCCCGCCGTTCTTCCCGTCGGCCTCCCTGATGGCACCGGCCCCGACGGCAGGGGAGTTCGAGCAGCGGTGGGCGGGTCTGCGGGCCCACAACCGCTGGCTCGCCGACTTCTGCGCGGCGGCGCCCGGCCGGCGCGCGGGCGTCTTCCAGATCCTCCTGAACGACGTCGACGCGGCGGTCGAGGAGATCCACCGGTCGGCGGGCGCGGGCCTCAGGGGCGGTCTGCTGCTGCCCGGTACACCCCCCGGCTCGGGCCTGCCCGAGCTGTACTCGTCGGTGTACGACCCGATCTGGGCGGCCTGCGCCGAACTGGGTGTCCCGGTGAACCACCACGCGGGCTCCGCCTCGCCGCCGCTGGGGGACGAACCGGCGGCCCGCGCGGTCTACATGGTGGAGACGACCTGGTTCTCGCACCGGGCGCTGTGGCACCTGGTGTTCGGCGGCGCGTTCCGCCGGAACCCCGGCCTGAGACTGGTGCTCACCGAGCAGGGCTCGGGCTGGATCCCCCGGGTGCTCGACATGCTGGACTACTACCACGAGCGGCTGGTCGCGGCGGCGGGCAGGGCGTCGAAGGCGTCGACCGCCGAGTCGAAGTTCGGCGCGGGACTGGCCGCGACGATGGGCGAACGCCCCTCCGAGGTCTGGCGTGACAACTGCTTCGTCGGCGCCAGTTTCATGCGCCCCCACGAGGTGCCGCTGCGCGACCGCATCGGCCTCGACAAGATCATGTGGGGCAGCGACTACCCGCACGACGAGGGCACCCATCCGTACACCCGCGAGGGCCTGCGCATCGCCTACGCGGGTCTGCCCCGTGCCGAGATCGCGGCGATGGTCGGCGGCAACGCGGCCCGTGTCTACGGCTTCGACCTGGCGTACCTCGACGAGATCGCCGCGAAGGTCGGCCCCACCGTGGCCGAGATCGCCGAACCGCTCGGCACCCCGCCCGCCGACGCGACGAGCCCGGTGTTCGCGAGAGGGGGTTCGGTGCGGGTGTGGTGA
- a CDS encoding sterol desaturase family protein has product MPNLPDVVLWSIPAFVLLAVIEMVSVRIHPDEDAAGYGTKDAATSLGMGLGSLFFDFLWKSPIVAVYAAVYELTPLRVPVLWWTIPPMLLAQDFFYYWSHRGHHVIRVLWACHVVHHSSRKFNLTTALRQPWTGWTSWPFYLPMVALGVHPAALAFCSSVSLVYQFWIHTERIDRMHRWFEFTFNTPSHHRVHHASQGGYLDRNFGGILIVWDRLFGSWVAETERPVYGLTKNITTYNPVRVATHEYLAIARDVRAAASWRERAGRVLGGPGWQPAPPVATPTTAAETTARTRGRDTAAQTPATDSAARTPVAESAA; this is encoded by the coding sequence ATGCCGAACCTGCCCGATGTCGTGCTGTGGTCGATACCCGCCTTCGTGCTCCTCGCCGTGATCGAGATGGTGAGCGTCCGGATCCATCCGGACGAGGACGCCGCGGGTTACGGGACGAAGGACGCCGCGACCAGTCTCGGCATGGGACTCGGCAGCCTGTTCTTCGACTTCCTGTGGAAGAGCCCGATCGTCGCCGTCTACGCGGCGGTCTACGAACTGACCCCGCTGCGGGTGCCCGTCCTGTGGTGGACGATCCCGCCGATGCTGCTCGCGCAGGACTTCTTCTACTACTGGTCCCACCGCGGCCACCACGTCATCCGCGTCCTGTGGGCCTGTCACGTCGTGCACCACTCCAGCAGGAAGTTCAACCTCACCACCGCGCTGCGCCAGCCCTGGACGGGCTGGACGTCGTGGCCGTTCTACCTCCCGATGGTCGCCCTCGGGGTGCACCCGGCAGCGCTCGCGTTCTGCTCGTCGGTGAGCCTGGTCTACCAGTTCTGGATCCACACCGAGCGCATCGACAGGATGCACCGGTGGTTCGAGTTCACCTTCAACACGCCCTCCCACCACCGCGTCCACCACGCCTCCCAGGGCGGCTATCTGGACCGCAACTTCGGCGGCATCCTCATCGTCTGGGACCGGCTCTTCGGATCGTGGGTCGCGGAGACCGAACGGCCCGTCTACGGCCTCACCAAGAACATCACCACGTACAACCCGGTGCGGGTGGCCACCCACGAGTACCTCGCCATCGCCCGGGACGTGCGGGCGGCGGCGAGCTGGCGCGAGCGCGCGGGGCGCGTCCTGGGCGGACCCGGCTGGCAGCCCGCGCCCCCGGTCGCCACGCCGACCACGGCCGCCGAGACCACCGCGCGCACCCGGGGGAGGGACACCGCCGCGCAGACTCCGGCGACGGATTCCGCCGCCCGGACCCCGGTCGCGGAGTCCGCCGCGTGA
- a CDS encoding acetoacetate decarboxylase family protein, which translates to MARVRYGARTEAEIAASRTASSRLPDIWSTGVVAVWESDPDAVAAVLPPPLKPTARPLVRVNISKVDLPGYPLGAGSFAVAAAHEDVEGWYPLVMPMTHERALIGGREVFGEPKKLGEVTVERDGLVVRGVLARHGIAFVEVRGAVSGALPLPEPAQKTDFYFKFLPAVDGSGFDADPVLVHCVRNEKVRRLERVTGDVVLRESMYDPVADLPVRRLVGITIGEKTTDQKGRVAERVSGRALLPYIHQRYDDPRQILDGPPEGSV; encoded by the coding sequence ATGGCACGAGTGAGGTACGGCGCACGGACCGAGGCGGAGATAGCCGCCTCGCGCACCGCGAGCTCCAGACTCCCCGACATCTGGTCCACCGGTGTGGTGGCCGTCTGGGAGAGCGACCCCGACGCGGTCGCGGCGGTCCTGCCGCCCCCGTTGAAGCCCACCGCACGGCCTCTGGTGCGGGTGAACATCAGCAAGGTCGATCTGCCCGGATATCCGCTGGGCGCGGGCTCGTTCGCCGTCGCCGCGGCGCACGAGGACGTCGAGGGCTGGTATCCGCTCGTCATGCCGATGACCCACGAACGGGCCCTGATCGGCGGCCGCGAGGTCTTCGGGGAGCCCAAGAAACTCGGCGAGGTGACGGTCGAGCGCGACGGTCTCGTCGTGCGCGGCGTGCTCGCCCGGCACGGCATCGCCTTCGTCGAGGTGCGCGGCGCGGTGAGCGGTGCCCTGCCACTGCCCGAACCCGCGCAGAAGACCGACTTCTACTTCAAGTTCCTTCCCGCCGTGGACGGTTCGGGCTTCGACGCCGACCCGGTCCTCGTGCACTGCGTGCGCAACGAGAAGGTCCGCAGGCTGGAGCGGGTCACCGGGGACGTAGTCCTGCGCGAGTCGATGTACGACCCGGTCGCCGACCTGCCCGTGCGCCGGCTGGTGGGGATCACCATCGGTGAGAAGACCACCGACCAGAAGGGCCGGGTCGCCGAACGCGTCAGCGGCCGGGCCCTGTTGCCGTACATCCACCAGCGCTACGACGATCCGCGGCAGATCCTCGACGGTCCGCCCGAGGGGAGCGTCTGA
- a CDS encoding amidohydrolase family protein, with translation MPEQDPYLIISSDCHAGLPTEEYRPYLDSRFHRDFDEFLAGRDRRREEMTRLGIRNEAFADKWFHDNEEGLRGGWDSAQRLKELDGDGVAAEVVFPDADAVDSRTAAPFGVGLGLSGDQDPELGMAGAQAHNRWLADFVSEHPERHCGVALLPVTGETGRVVAEVYRAKESGLGALMIPSMWVDKEPYHDRRYDPVWAAAAECAMPVLTHSGAAPRHEYGDHLGIYVSEVTWWPARPLWFLLWSGVFERHPGLRFGVAESGCWWLPNLLWFMDRLYLGAHGGKKLSPFAELKRPPHEYLDRQVFICATNTKRRELAQRYEIGVDNILWGSDFPHPEGTWPDTRTWLAKTFHDIPVAETRRMLGLAAAEVFGFDVGRLAPLARRIGPTPAELGQPDDQSAVEASWARSREVGRHWLTDHDFPVLGVSP, from the coding sequence GTGCCCGAACAGGATCCGTATCTGATCATCTCCTCCGACTGCCACGCCGGACTCCCCACCGAGGAGTACCGGCCCTATCTGGACTCCCGTTTCCACCGGGACTTCGACGAGTTCCTCGCGGGCCGTGACCGGCGCCGCGAGGAGATGACCCGCCTCGGCATCCGCAACGAGGCCTTCGCGGACAAGTGGTTCCACGACAACGAGGAAGGCCTGCGCGGTGGTTGGGACAGCGCGCAGCGCCTCAAGGAACTCGACGGCGACGGGGTGGCGGCGGAGGTCGTCTTCCCCGACGCGGACGCCGTGGACAGCAGGACCGCCGCTCCGTTCGGCGTCGGCCTCGGTCTCTCCGGCGACCAGGACCCGGAACTCGGCATGGCGGGCGCGCAGGCCCACAACCGCTGGCTCGCAGACTTCGTCTCCGAACACCCCGAACGGCACTGCGGGGTCGCCCTGTTGCCGGTCACCGGCGAGACCGGACGCGTGGTCGCCGAGGTGTACCGGGCCAAGGAGTCCGGCCTCGGCGCGCTGATGATCCCCTCCATGTGGGTCGACAAGGAGCCGTACCACGACCGCCGTTACGACCCCGTGTGGGCGGCGGCCGCCGAGTGTGCGATGCCCGTGCTCACGCACTCCGGCGCCGCGCCCCGCCATGAGTACGGCGACCACCTGGGGATCTACGTCTCCGAGGTCACCTGGTGGCCCGCGCGCCCGCTCTGGTTCCTGCTCTGGTCGGGGGTCTTCGAACGGCACCCCGGACTCCGGTTCGGCGTCGCGGAGTCGGGCTGCTGGTGGCTGCCCAACCTGCTGTGGTTCATGGACCGCCTCTATCTCGGCGCGCACGGCGGCAAGAAGCTGTCGCCCTTCGCCGAGCTGAAACGGCCCCCGCACGAGTACCTGGACCGGCAGGTCTTCATCTGCGCGACCAACACCAAGCGCCGCGAACTCGCCCAGCGCTACGAGATCGGCGTCGACAACATCCTCTGGGGCAGCGACTTCCCGCACCCCGAGGGCACCTGGCCCGACACCCGGACGTGGCTGGCGAAGACCTTCCACGACATCCCGGTCGCGGAGACCCGCCGCATGCTCGGCCTCGCGGCGGCCGAGGTGTTCGGCTTCGACGTCGGTCGACTGGCCCCGCTCGCCCGGCGGATCGGCCCCACACCGGCCGAACTGGGCCAGCCGGACGACCAGTCGGCGGTCGAGGCGTCCTGGGCCCGCTCGCGCGAGGTGGGCCGCCACTGGCTGACGGACCACGACTTCCCCGTGCTGGGAGTGAGCCCATGA
- a CDS encoding VIT1/CCC1 transporter family protein, with the protein MTQPTHDEPHDEAGEPHGGTLGSRLNWLRAAVLGANDGIVSTAGLVVGVAGATSDRAALFTAGLAGLLAGSMSMAAGEYVSVSTQRDSELAALATEKRELKEQPEAELEELTELLERRGLSREVAREAAGQLTERDALRAHASVELGIDPDDLTNPWHAAWASFLAFTAGALLPLLAIVLPPAAWRLGVTVVSVLAALALTGWSSARLGSSDPWRAVLRNTAGGALAMAVTYAAGALLGAAGV; encoded by the coding sequence GTGACGCAACCGACGCACGACGAGCCCCACGACGAGGCCGGCGAGCCCCACGGCGGCACCCTCGGCTCGCGGCTGAACTGGCTGCGGGCCGCCGTCCTGGGCGCCAACGACGGCATCGTCTCCACCGCGGGCCTCGTCGTCGGCGTGGCCGGCGCCACCAGCGACCGCGCCGCGCTGTTCACCGCGGGCCTCGCGGGACTGCTCGCCGGGTCGATGTCCATGGCGGCGGGCGAGTACGTGTCCGTCTCGACCCAGCGGGACTCGGAGCTGGCGGCCCTGGCCACGGAGAAACGGGAGCTCAAGGAGCAGCCGGAGGCCGAACTCGAAGAGCTGACCGAGCTCCTGGAGCGGCGCGGTCTGTCGCGGGAGGTGGCGCGCGAGGCGGCCGGACAGCTCACCGAGAGGGACGCCCTGCGGGCCCACGCGTCCGTGGAGCTCGGCATCGATCCCGACGACCTGACCAACCCGTGGCACGCGGCATGGGCGAGCTTCCTCGCGTTCACCGCCGGAGCGCTGCTGCCGCTGCTGGCGATCGTGCTGCCGCCGGCGGCCTGGCGGCTCGGCGTCACCGTGGTCTCGGTGCTGGCCGCGCTCGCCCTCACCGGCTGGAGCAGCGCGCGGCTGGGCTCGTCGGACCCGTGGCGCGCGGTGCTGCGGAACACGGCCGGGGGAGCGCTTGCCATGGCGGTGACGTACGCGGCCGGAGCGCTGCTCGGAGCGGCGGGCGTATGA
- a CDS encoding DUF6286 domain-containing protein codes for MSEPQGSENTRKMPVLEKSEQGEDAGALGQSASAAAYEPLDTVGDEDGRQGRFWSARRVPAGVLALLLLVAAGAFLYDVAAVRAGRNALRWRTWLAQQLAERPLDDTAVLVGAGIAAAVGLWLIVLAVTPGLRDVLPMRRTHADVRAGLHRGAAAMALRDRAMEVAGVQSVRVRVKRRKVDVRAVSHFRELDDVRADLDTTLADGIKGLGLSRSPALSVRVARPGRKG; via the coding sequence ATGAGCGAGCCCCAGGGCTCCGAGAACACCCGGAAGATGCCCGTACTGGAGAAGTCGGAGCAGGGGGAGGACGCGGGCGCGCTCGGGCAGTCCGCCTCCGCGGCCGCATACGAACCGCTGGACACCGTCGGCGACGAGGACGGCCGGCAGGGCCGGTTCTGGTCCGCCCGCCGTGTTCCGGCGGGCGTCCTCGCGCTCCTGCTCCTCGTCGCGGCGGGCGCCTTCCTGTACGACGTCGCGGCCGTCCGCGCGGGCCGGAACGCACTGCGCTGGCGCACCTGGCTGGCCCAGCAGCTCGCCGAACGGCCGCTCGACGACACCGCTGTCCTGGTCGGCGCCGGGATCGCGGCCGCGGTCGGACTGTGGCTGATCGTCCTGGCGGTCACGCCCGGACTGCGGGACGTGCTGCCGATGCGGCGCACCCACGCGGACGTCCGGGCCGGACTGCACCGGGGCGCCGCCGCGATGGCGCTCCGCGACCGGGCCATGGAGGTCGCCGGTGTGCAGTCGGTCCGGGTGCGCGTGAAGCGCCGGAAGGTCGACGTGCGCGCGGTGTCGCACTTCCGGGAACTCGACGATGTGCGCGCCGACCTCGACACCACGCTCGCCGACGGCATCAAGGGACTGGGGCTGTCCCGTTCGCCCGCCCTGTCGGTGCGTGTCGCGCGTCCCGGACGGAAGGGGTGA
- a CDS encoding SURF1 family cytochrome oxidase biogenesis protein — MYRFLFSRQWVILTLVALALIPTMIKLGFWQLHRHEHKVALNTVISDSLTAKPVPAESVTRPGQEIGHDDLFRRVTARGHFDTAHEEVVRRRTNADGEVGYHVLTPFVLADGRVLMVNRGWVPADGAQTAFPKIPAPAQGEITVTGRLMADQTTADSGIKNVRGLPARQVMLISSGQQARRLGRPVLGGYIEQTAPEPKGDSPELIPDPEHSDIGPHMAYAIQWWLFSAGVPVGWVILVRRERRDRAEAAAARTAPTAEPAGV; from the coding sequence GTGTACCGCTTCCTGTTCTCCCGGCAGTGGGTGATCCTCACCCTCGTGGCCCTCGCACTCATCCCGACGATGATCAAGCTGGGCTTCTGGCAGCTGCACCGGCATGAACACAAGGTCGCCCTGAACACGGTGATCTCCGACTCGCTCACCGCGAAGCCGGTGCCCGCGGAGTCGGTCACGCGGCCGGGGCAGGAGATCGGGCACGACGACCTGTTCCGCCGGGTGACGGCGAGGGGGCACTTCGACACCGCGCACGAAGAGGTCGTACGGCGCCGCACCAACGCCGACGGCGAGGTCGGCTACCACGTCCTGACCCCCTTCGTCCTGGCCGACGGCCGCGTCCTGATGGTCAACCGCGGCTGGGTCCCGGCGGACGGCGCGCAGACCGCCTTCCCGAAGATCCCGGCCCCCGCGCAGGGCGAGATCACCGTCACCGGCCGGCTGATGGCCGACCAGACGACCGCCGACAGCGGCATCAAGAACGTCCGGGGCCTGCCCGCCCGTCAGGTCATGCTGATCAGCAGCGGGCAGCAGGCCCGCCGGCTCGGCAGGCCGGTCCTCGGCGGCTACATCGAGCAGACCGCGCCGGAGCCCAAGGGCGACTCCCCCGAACTGATCCCGGATCCCGAGCACAGCGACATCGGCCCGCACATGGCGTACGCGATCCAGTGGTGGCTCTTCTCCGCGGGCGTCCCCGTCGGCTGGGTGATCCTGGTCCGCCGCGAGCGCCGCGACCGGGCGGAGGCAGCCGCCGCGCGGACCGCGCCGACGGCGGAACCGGCCGGGGTCTAA
- the amaP gene encoding alkaline shock response membrane anchor protein AmaP, with product MLRIVNRVLIGFVGLVLLVLGGSVLAVGLGVRPPSWWIYDGRHDVLLSTADRTKWRDQGWWWPAVIAAFAVLLLLGLWWLVAVVRRRRLADVLVDTGDGAGALLRGRALEGVLAAESARLGGVDRAHVHLTGRRTLPEARVRLLLEPHVDPGHALHLLTVEALAHARDSAGLAALPAEVRLRGVKHGAERVS from the coding sequence GTGCTCCGGATCGTCAACCGTGTCCTCATCGGCTTCGTCGGGCTGGTGCTGCTCGTCCTCGGCGGCTCGGTGCTCGCCGTCGGACTCGGCGTACGGCCGCCGTCTTGGTGGATCTACGACGGGCGGCACGACGTGCTGCTGAGCACGGCCGATCGGACCAAGTGGCGGGACCAGGGCTGGTGGTGGCCCGCCGTCATCGCCGCGTTCGCGGTGCTTCTGCTGCTCGGCCTGTGGTGGCTGGTCGCCGTCGTGCGGCGCCGAAGGCTCGCCGATGTGCTCGTCGACACGGGCGACGGCGCGGGAGCGCTGCTGCGCGGGCGGGCCCTGGAGGGCGTGCTGGCCGCCGAATCGGCCCGGCTGGGCGGGGTCGACCGGGCGCACGTCCATCTGACCGGCCGCCGTACGCTGCCCGAGGCCCGTGTACGGCTCCTGCTGGAACCCCATGTGGACCCCGGGCACGCGCTGCACCTGCTGACCGTGGAGGCGCTCGCCCACGCACGGGACTCGGCCGGCCTCGCCGCGCTCCCCGCTGAGGTCCGCCTGCGCGGCGTCAAGCACGGCGCGGAACGCGTGAGTTGA
- a CDS encoding DEDDh family exonuclease, which translates to MLEDLTTAASPASWPAAYPQGYAVVDVETTGLARDDRIISAAVYRLDARGEVEDHWYTMVNPERDPGPVWIHGLTSEMLEGAPLFQDVAEEFAARLDGRVLVAHNAVFDWSMIAREYARAEREAPVRQRLCTIALSKELRLPLPNHKLESLAAHFGVVQQRAHHALDDARVLAEAFRPSLRAAARDGVRLPLLECLPLKEWSDSPAAPRIGRQGGGGGYASGGYPSGSWRPSRKRPACPHPNPGRYESDKPLKQGMRVAFSGDTSVDRELLEDRAVEAGLHVATSLSRLTSLLVTNDPDSSTSKVLKAKQFGTPVIDEAAFGQLLRDVEPASEG; encoded by the coding sequence ATGCTCGAAGACCTCACGACCGCAGCGTCCCCAGCCTCCTGGCCGGCCGCGTATCCGCAGGGATACGCGGTCGTTGACGTGGAGACCACAGGACTGGCCCGCGACGACCGGATAATCTCCGCCGCCGTCTACCGGCTGGACGCCCGCGGCGAGGTCGAGGACCACTGGTACACGATGGTCAACCCGGAACGGGACCCGGGCCCTGTCTGGATCCACGGTCTGACGAGCGAGATGCTCGAAGGGGCGCCGCTCTTCCAGGACGTCGCCGAGGAGTTCGCCGCCCGCCTGGACGGGCGCGTGCTGGTCGCGCACAACGCGGTCTTCGACTGGTCGATGATCGCCCGGGAGTACGCGCGCGCCGAGCGCGAGGCGCCGGTGCGCCAGCGCCTGTGCACCATCGCGCTCTCCAAGGAGCTGCGCCTGCCGCTGCCCAACCACAAGCTGGAGTCGCTGGCCGCGCACTTCGGCGTCGTACAGCAGCGGGCGCACCACGCGCTGGACGACGCGCGCGTGCTGGCCGAGGCGTTCCGGCCGAGCCTGCGGGCCGCCGCACGCGACGGGGTGCGCCTGCCTCTCCTGGAGTGCCTGCCGCTCAAGGAGTGGTCCGACAGCCCCGCGGCGCCGCGCATCGGACGACAGGGCGGGGGCGGGGGGTACGCCTCCGGCGGTTACCCGTCCGGGAGTTGGCGTCCCTCCCGTAAACGCCCCGCCTGCCCCCACCCCAACCCGGGACGGTACGAGTCGGACAAACCGCTCAAGCAGGGCATGCGGGTCGCGTTCTCCGGGGACACGTCCGTCGATCGCGAACTACTGGAGGACCGGGCCGTCGAGGCCGGTCTGCACGTCGCGACGAGCCTGTCCCGGCTCACCAGCCTGCTGGTGACGAACGACCCGGACTCCAGCACCTCGAAAGTGCTCAAGGCCAAGCAGTTCGGGACACCGGTGATCGACGAGGCCGCGTTCGGACAACTGCTGCGGGATGTCGAACCCGCGTCGGAAGGGTGA